CACCTGAACCTGCACAAGACCTTCTGCATCCCGCACGGCGGCGGCGGCCCGGGCGTTGGCCCGTGCGCGGTGAAGGAACACCTGGCCCCGTTCCTGCCGGGCAAGCTGGGTGACAACGGCCCGGTCGGCATGGTCAGCGCGGCCAGCTTCGGCAGCGCCTCGATCCTGCCGATCAGCTGGATGTACATCGCCATGATGGGCAGCGAAGGCCTGCGCAAGGCCACCCAGGTGGCCCAGCTCAACGCCAACTACATCGCCAAGCGCCTGGCACCGCACTTCAAGACCCTGTACACCGGCCGCAACGGCCTGGTGGCGCACGAGTGCATCCTCGACGTGCGCCCGCTGGAGAAGACCAGCGGCATCGGTGCCGAAGACGTGGCCAAGCGCCTGATCGACTTCGGCTTCCACGCCCCGACCCTGAGCTTCCCGGTGGCCGGCACGCTGATGGTCGAGCCGACCGAGAGCGAATCGCTGCACGAACTGGACCGCTTCATCGATGCGATGATCCAGATCCGCGAAGAAATCCGCGCGATCGAAGACGGCCGCCTGGACCGCGAGGACAACCCGCTGAAGAACGCCCCGCACACCGCGACGGCGGTGACTGCCAGCGAGTGGACCCACGCCTACCCGCGTGAGCTGGCCGCCTTCCCGCTGCCCAGCCTGAAGCTGCAGAAGTACTGGCCGCCGGTGGCCCGCGTCGACAACGTGTACGGCGACAAGAACGTGATGTGCGCCTGCATCCCGGTCGATGCCTACAAGGACGACGAAGTCGAGGCGTAAGCGCTCGATGCACCGGTAAACGGAACGGCCCGCGCAAGCGGGCCGTTCTTGTTTCCATCAACACGTGGCGCATTCTCCAGTAGATCCACGCCATGCGTGGATGCCGCGATCTCACGGGTCGGGCATCTGCCCCAGGCTGAGCTGCCACGACACGCCGTAGCGGTCCTGCACCCAGCCGTAGCGGTTGCTGAAATCGTAGTCGCCCACCGGCATCAGCCAGTGCCCGCCCTCGCCCAGCACGCGTGCCGCACGCTCGAACTGCTCGCTGCCGGCGCATTCGACGAACAGCGAGATCGACGGACTGAAGGTGAAGTCGTGCACGTCCAGGCTGTCGAAGCACAGGTAGTGCGTGCCCCCCAGCAGGAAGATGGCTTGGCGCACCTGGCCGGGCACGCCGGCGCCGGCACCTTCGGGGTGGTGCTGCAGGGCCAGCAGGCGGAAATCGGCGAAGGCGTCGGCGTACAGGGCCATGGCGGCCTCGGCCTGGCCGGTGAACATAAGGAACGGGCGACTGCGCAGCATGCGGTACTCCTGTTCGACAGGCCGGTGACGGCCCACGCGATCAGGATGGCACGGCGGATGTGCAGCCCCCGTGGTAGTGCCGGCCGCTGGCCGGCAGCACCGATCAGGCTTCGCGCATGCGCCGGGCGATGGCGCTGCCGGCGGCGATGACGGCGGTCAGCGCTACCATCGACAGGAACTGCAGGCGCGTGTGCGCTTCGCTCAGCAACAGGCCGAAGATCAGCGCCAGAATGCCCAGCGCACACACCGTCAGCCACGGGAAGCCGGCCATGCGGAACGGCAGGCGGGTGCCCAGGCGGTCGGCCCGGCGGCGCAGCACCAGCTGCGAGACCAGCGACAGCGTCCACACCAGCAGGCAGGTGGAACCGACGATGTTCAGCAGCACCGGCAGCACCTTGTCCGGGAACAGCAGTTCCATGATGGTAGCGGCGAACCCGAACAGCACGCTGGCCAGCACGGCGATGACCGGCACCTGGCGCGGGTCGGTCCAGCCCAGCACGGCCGGTGCCTCACGGCGCTGCGCCAGTGAATAGATCATGCGCGAGGCACCGTAGAGGTTGGCATTGAGCGCCGACAGCAGTGCGATCACCGCGATCAGGGTGATGGCCGTGGCCGCGCCCGGAATATTGGCGACCGCGAGCACCGCGGCAAACGGCGACTTCAGCGACTCGCTTGTCCACGGCACCACGGCGATGATCACGCTGAGCGAGCCGATGTAGAACACGAGGATGCGCCAGGCCACGGTGCGGATGGCACGGGCGATGCTGCGCTCGGGGTCTTCGGTCTCGGCCGCCGCCACCGCCACGATCTCGGTGCCGCCGAAGGCGAACACCACCACCAGCAGGGCCGCGCCGATGCCGGCCAGGCCCTTGGGCGCGAAGCCGCCGTGCTGGGTAAAATTGCTCAACCCCGGCGAGGCCACCTGCGGCAGCCAGCCCATCAGCAGGGCGATGCCGATCGCGATGAAGGCCAGGATGGCGGCCACCTTGAGGATGGCGAACCAGAATTCGAACTCGCCGAAATTCTTCACCCCGAGCAGGTTGATCGCGGTGAAGAACAGCATGAAGGCCAGCGCCGCCATCGGCACCGGTATCACCGGCCAGACCGTGGCCAGCAGGCCGGCCGCACCCACCGCCTCGGCGGCGATGACGATGACCAGCTGCACCCACCACAGCCAGCCCACGGTGGCACCGGCGGTGGCACCCATGGCATCGGCCGCGTACACCGAGAACGCGCCGCTGGTCGGCTTGGCCGCCGCCATTTCGCCCAGGGCGTTCATCACGATGATCACCAGGGCGCCGGCGACGAGATAGGACACCAGCACGGCCGGACCGGCCGCCTGCACGCCCACGCCGGAACCGAGGAACAGGCCGGCGCCGATCGCGCTGCCCAGGCCCATCATGATCAGCTGGCGCGGCTTCAGCGAATGGCCGAGGCGGGAAGACGAGGCAGGCGTAACGGGGCTGGCGGGCATCGGCGGGACTGGCGGCGGCTACAGGGGCGTCACCTTACATTGTCCCCCACCCACGGGGATAGGCACAGTGCAGCAGACCGCTCAGGGCAGCATGGCTTCGCCGACAGTGGCATCGACATTCTCTCCAATACGCGCCCGGTAGGCACGCGGCGAGAAACCGGTTTCAGCCTTGAATTTGCGGGTGAACGCGCTCTGGTCGCTGAAACCGCAGGCCTGGCCGATGCAGGCGATGCTGTCGTCGCCGTGCAGCAGGTGCATGGCCATCTGGATGCGCAGCCGGGTCAGCACCTGCTGCGGGGTCATCTGGAACACCTTGCGGAAGCTGCGCTCCAGCTTGGACAGCGAGAAGCCGGTGATGTCCAGCAGGGTCTGCATGCGCACGTTCTCGGCGTAGTGCGCGTTGAGGTGGGCCAGGGCCAGGCGCAGCTGCTCGTACTGGCTGCCCAGACTGTCCTTCTGGCCCAGGTCGCGGGAGATGCCGATCAGCCCCTGGATGCTGCCATCCACCAGCAGCGGCCGCTTGCAGGTCAGGCACCAGCCCGGTTCGCGGTTGGCGAACAGGTGCAGCTCCATCAGGTTCTCGATCACCTCGCCGGACAGCACGCGCGCGTCCTGGTCGACGTAGTCCGCGCTGAGGCCGGTCGGGTAGATCTCGGCGGCGGTACGGCCGATGACATCCTTGCGCGCACGCAGGCCCAGCCGCCGCAGCATGGTCTGGTTGACGTGGGTGTAGCGGCCCTGGCGGTCCTTCATGAAGAACAGCACGTCCGGAATGGCGTCGAACAGGGCTTCGATGTCGGTGGGCTCGACTCGCATGCGGCAAGCATACCCGAGCCCGGTTTTGCCTGTACGTTCACCCGCTCCGGACCATGGGTTAACGGCCGGCGGGCGACTGTCATGGCCTGCCCCCCACGTACCCCGGAGAACCCCCCGATGGCCGCCAGCAAGCCGACCGGCAAGCGCGCACCCGCCCCGTCCAAGCCCCCCCACACCCAGCAGCGCGGCGAGGGTGACGAACTGCACCTGCAGGCCGGCGGCACGCATCCGCCGATGACCACCGCGCAGGGCATTCCGGTGGCCGACAACCAGAACTCGCTGCGCGAGGGCCCACGCGGCCCCACCCTGCTCGAGGATTTCATCCTCCGCGAGAAGATCACCCACTTCGACCATGAGCGCATTCCCGAACGCATCGTGCATGCACGCGGCAGCGCGGCCCATGGCTATTTCGAACTGACCCGTTCGCTGGCCAAGTACACCCGCGCGCGCGTGCTGACCGAGGTCGGCACGAAAACGCCGGTGTTCACCCGCTTTTCCACCGTGGCCGGCGGCGCCGGTTCGGTCGATACCCCGCGCGACGTGCGTGGCTTCGCGGTCAAGTTCTACACGCCCGAAGGCAACTGGGACCTGGTCGGCAACAACATTCCGGTGTTCTTCATCCAGGATGCAATGAAGTTTCCCGACCTCGTGCATGCGGTGAAGATGGAGCCGGACCGCGCGTTCCCGCAGGCCGCCAGCGCGCATGACACGTTCTGGGATTTCATCTCGCTGATGCCCGAATCGATGCACATGATCATGTGGGCGATGAGCGACCGCGGCATTCCGCGTTCGCTGCGCATGATCGAGGGCTTCGGCGTGCACAGCTTCCGCCTGTTGAACGAGGCCGGCGAGTCCACCTTCGTCAAGTTCCACTGGCGGCCGAAGCTGGGCATCCAGTCCACCGTGTGGGACGAAGCGCTGAAATTGCAGGCGGCCGACAACGATTTCCATCGGCGCGACCTGTTCGAAGCGATCCAGCGCGGCGACTTCCCCGAATGGGAACTGGCCGTGCAGCTGTTCACCGAAGAAGAGGCCGAGGCGTTCCCGTTCGATCACCTCGACCCGACCAAGACCATTCCCGAGTCGCTGGTGCCGCTGAAGGTGATCGGGCGGATGGTGTTGGATCGCTGGCCTGACAATTTCTTCGCCGAGACCGAGCAGGTGGCGTTCTGCCCCGCCAACGTGCCGCCGGGCATCGACTTCAGCAACGACCCGCTGCTGCAGGGCCGGCTGTTCTCGTACCTGGACACGCAGCTGATCCGCCTGGGCGGGCCGAACTTCCACCAGATTCCAGTCAATGCGCCGAAGTGCCCGTTCGCCAACCACCAGCGCGACGGCCACATGCAGATGCAGGTGCCGAAGGGGCGCGTGGCCTACGACCCGAGCTCGCTGGAAGACGACAGCCCGCGCGAAACTCCGGCCGGTTTCCGCAGCCATGCAACCGCCGATGATGGCCGCAAGGGACGCACGCGTGCGGCGAGCTTTGCCGACCACTACAGCCAGGCACGTGCGTTCTTCCGCAGCCTGGAAAAGCCGGAGCAGGCGCACCTCGCCTCGGCGCTGGTGTTCGAGCTGTCGAAAGTGGAAACGCTGAAGGTGCGCGTGCGTACCGTCAGCCACCTGCGCAACATCGACGAATCATTGGCCAGGCGCGTGGCCGATGGCCTCGCCCTCGCCGAGCTGCCCGACGCCGCGCCGACCGCGACGCCAGCACAGGACATGCCTGCGGTTCCCGAGGTGCGCATCATCGGCCGCACGAAAGGCACGCTGCAGGGGCGCTGCATCGGCATCCTGTTCGATGAGGGCTCCGATGCGGGGCTGATCGCCAGCCTGCGCAAGGCCGCGCAGAAAGCCGGTGCCGAGGTGAAGCTGGTAGCGCCGAAAGTGGGCGGGGCCACGCTCAGCGACGGCAAGCGGCAGGCCGCCGATGGCCAGTTGGCCGGCACGCCCTCGGCCGTGTTCGACGCCGTGGCCGTGGTGCTCAGTGCAGAGGGCGCCAAGGCGCTGGCCAGGGAAGCCGCCGCGGTCGAGTTCGTCAGCCATGCGTGGGCGCACCTGAAGGCCATCGCCAGCGATGCCGGCGGCCAGGCGCTGCTGAAGGCGGCACGCGTGGGCAACGATGCCGGCATCGTCGAAGCGGAAGACGCCAAGGCGTTCCTCGCCGCCGCGGCCACCCGCCAGTGGACGCGCGAACCGAAGCTGCGCCTGCTGGCCTGACCGACCCTCACAGGAGAAGCGACATGCCACGTGGTGACAAATCCGCCTACACCGACAAGCAGAAGCGTCAGGCCGAGCACATCGAGGAAAGCGAACGCGAGCGCGGCGCCAGTGAAAGCACCGCCGAACGCATCGCCTGGGCCACCGTCAACAAGCAGGATGGCGGTGGCAAGCGCAGCGGCAGCGGCCGCAAGGCAGCGAAGAAAGCGGCCGACAGCTGACCCTCAGCCAGGCAGCCCGTTCACCCAGCGCGCCACGACTTCGGCCGCCTGTTCGGGTCGCGCCTGCAGCAGCAGGTGCGGCCCCTGCAGCGCGACCTGCCGCGCCTCGGGCAACAGCGCCTGCAGTTCGGCAACACTGGGCGGCCACAGCAACCGGTCCTGTCGCGCCTGCAGGTACAGCGTGGGCACGGCGATCCGCGGCAGCAGCGCACGCACGTCCACGCGCAATGTGCTGGCGGCCCGTTGCCGCAGCACGCGGCTCGGCACATCGGCCAGGGCCTGGCGCAGCGCCTGCACGTTCTGCGGCGTCCGCCACTGACCGAGCAGCACCCGCGCCATCACCGGCAGCGGCGGCAACGGCCATGCCGCGGACAGCGCCACCGCGCTCGCGGCAGGCACCGGCACCGGCCGCCGCGCGAACGTGGTACTGAGCACCAGCCCACGCAGCCCGGCGGGCGCCTGCGCGGCGATCTGCACCGCCAGCGGGCCAGCAAACGATTCGGCCAGCAGCACCCACGGCTGCCGCGGAAGCTGCGGCTGCAGCCATGCAACCAGCGTTGGATAATCCTGCGCGCCCTGCACGGGCAGCGACAGCGCCTCCGCGTCCAGTCCGTGCGCTCGCACGGCCTCGAGGAACGCGCCCGACATGCCCACGCCACCGTCCAGGCCGGGCAGCATCAGCACACGGGGGCGCACCGGCGGGTTCAACTGCCGGGCCCAGGTGCGGCGGCCGGCGCAGGCGCCGCCACGGTGACCGCCTGCAGCGTGCGCACCGCCGCGATCGGAATGGCTTCGGCACGCCGCTGCTGCGGCCACCAGACGAACAGGAACGCGCTGCTGGAGCCGAGCAGGCGCGCAGTACCCGGCAACGGCGCGCGGTCGCCGTTCAACTGCAGGCGGATCACTTCGCCGCTGCCGGCGTTGCGGATCTGCTCCCCGCGCACCGTCACGTAGTTCGCCGCGCCCAGCGCCATGAAGGCGGCCACGGCCAGGGTCATCGCGGTCAGCGGGCGCAGGCCTACGCCCTCCCAGCTGGTCAGTGCCGAGCGTGTCAGCACCGCGCGCCACGCCCAGTTGCGCGCGCGCAGCTGTTCCAGCTTGGCGGCATTGCGCATGCGCAGCGTTTCCGGCCAGGTCACCACCAGCACCAGCAACACGCCAGAGGCCAGCAACAGCACGTACGCCGGGTCGCGGATGCCGGCCACCAGGAAATCGCTGGGCTGCAGGTAATCCAGGATCGACAGCTTGAAGCCCCGGTAGAACCAGAAGCTGCACCACAGCCCGAGCAGCGAGACCAGCAGGTAGGCCACGGTGAACAGCAGGGCCGGCTCACGGCGCATGCGGCGCAGCGCCTGCATCACCGCCGAATCATCATCGCCACGGGTCAGCGGCAGCATCGACCAGTCGGTCGGCACCTCGGCGGGCGGCATGGCGGGCGCGGCCATGCCCTGCATCCGTGGCACGTCGCCGTAGGCGCCTTCGGTCTCGTTGCTGTCCATGCTCCCTCCCCCGGTGTCTGCAGCGAGCATCGCCGAAATCGCTGGCGGGTGGTAGACCGCTGGTCTGCGGCATACTCCAGCCTGCCGCAGGACGCGGCGCATGAGACCGACCATGACCCGAAGAATGATGATGCTGGCACTGCTGGCGTGGGCTTGTACCGCAGCACCTGCCGTTTCCGCCGCCAGCCCGCCCGTGGACGATGCGGCGACCGCGCAGGCCCTCGCACAGGCGGAAACGCGGGGCAGGGAAATGTTCGAGCATGACCT
This genomic stretch from Stenotrophomonas sp. SAU14A_NAIMI4_5 harbors:
- a CDS encoding catalase, whose protein sequence is MTTAQGIPVADNQNSLREGPRGPTLLEDFILREKITHFDHERIPERIVHARGSAAHGYFELTRSLAKYTRARVLTEVGTKTPVFTRFSTVAGGAGSVDTPRDVRGFAVKFYTPEGNWDLVGNNIPVFFIQDAMKFPDLVHAVKMEPDRAFPQAASAHDTFWDFISLMPESMHMIMWAMSDRGIPRSLRMIEGFGVHSFRLLNEAGESTFVKFHWRPKLGIQSTVWDEALKLQAADNDFHRRDLFEAIQRGDFPEWELAVQLFTEEEAEAFPFDHLDPTKTIPESLVPLKVIGRMVLDRWPDNFFAETEQVAFCPANVPPGIDFSNDPLLQGRLFSYLDTQLIRLGGPNFHQIPVNAPKCPFANHQRDGHMQMQVPKGRVAYDPSSLEDDSPRETPAGFRSHATADDGRKGRTRAASFADHYSQARAFFRSLEKPEQAHLASALVFELSKVETLKVRVRTVSHLRNIDESLARRVADGLALAELPDAAPTATPAQDMPAVPEVRIIGRTKGTLQGRCIGILFDEGSDAGLIASLRKAAQKAGAEVKLVAPKVGGATLSDGKRQAADGQLAGTPSAVFDAVAVVLSAEGAKALAREAAAVEFVSHAWAHLKAIASDAGGQALLKAARVGNDAGIVEAEDAKAFLAAAATRQWTREPKLRLLA
- a CDS encoding alpha/beta hydrolase, translated to MRPRVLMLPGLDGGVGMSGAFLEAVRAHGLDAEALSLPVQGAQDYPTLVAWLQPQLPRQPWVLLAESFAGPLAVQIAAQAPAGLRGLVLSTTFARRPVPVPAASAVALSAAWPLPPLPVMARVLLGQWRTPQNVQALRQALADVPSRVLRQRAASTLRVDVRALLPRIAVPTLYLQARQDRLLWPPSVAELQALLPEARQVALQGPHLLLQARPEQAAEVVARWVNGLPG
- a CDS encoding VOC family protein yields the protein MLRSRPFLMFTGQAEAAMALYADAFADFRLLALQHHPEGAGAGVPGQVRQAIFLLGGTHYLCFDSLDVHDFTFSPSISLFVECAGSEQFERAARVLGEGGHWLMPVGDYDFSNRYGWVQDRYGVSWQLSLGQMPDP
- a CDS encoding amino acid permease, with the translated sequence MPASPVTPASSSRLGHSLKPRQLIMMGLGSAIGAGLFLGSGVGVQAAGPAVLVSYLVAGALVIIVMNALGEMAAAKPTSGAFSVYAADAMGATAGATVGWLWWVQLVIVIAAEAVGAAGLLATVWPVIPVPMAALAFMLFFTAINLLGVKNFGEFEFWFAILKVAAILAFIAIGIALLMGWLPQVASPGLSNFTQHGGFAPKGLAGIGAALLVVVFAFGGTEIVAVAAAETEDPERSIARAIRTVAWRILVFYIGSLSVIIAVVPWTSESLKSPFAAVLAVANIPGAATAITLIAVIALLSALNANLYGASRMIYSLAQRREAPAVLGWTDPRQVPVIAVLASVLFGFAATIMELLFPDKVLPVLLNIVGSTCLLVWTLSLVSQLVLRRRADRLGTRLPFRMAGFPWLTVCALGILALIFGLLLSEAHTRLQFLSMVALTAVIAAGSAIARRMREA
- a CDS encoding AraC family transcriptional regulator, with product MRVEPTDIEALFDAIPDVLFFMKDRQGRYTHVNQTMLRRLGLRARKDVIGRTAAEIYPTGLSADYVDQDARVLSGEVIENLMELHLFANREPGWCLTCKRPLLVDGSIQGLIGISRDLGQKDSLGSQYEQLRLALAHLNAHYAENVRMQTLLDITGFSLSKLERSFRKVFQMTPQQVLTRLRIQMAMHLLHGDDSIACIGQACGFSDQSAFTRKFKAETGFSPRAYRARIGENVDATVGEAMLP